Below is a window of Hyalangium ruber DNA.
GGGGCGGTCGGGATCTTGTTCTCTTCTTCCTCGACGCGGACCACGGGCACCGACGTGGAGGACCGCTTCGCCTCGCGCTCCGGAGGGAGCGCGAGCTTGCGCTCGGAGGTGCGGGTGCGCGCGGGAGCCGCCTGAAGCTCGGGAGAGAGCTGAAGCTTGCGCTCTACCGTGCGCGTGCGCGCGGGGGGACCCGAAGGCTCTGAGGGGAGGTCGAGCTTGCGCTCCACCGTGCGCGTGCGCGCGGGGGGACCCGAGGGCTCGGAGGGAAGGTCGAGCTTGCGCTCGGAGGTGCGGGTGCGCGCGGGAGCCGCCTGGAGCTCGGGAGAGAGCTGAAGCTTGCGCTCCACCGTGCGCGTGCGCGCGGGGGCGCCCGGGGGTTCCGCGGAGGGCTGAAGCTTGCGCTCCGCCGTCCGGGTACGCCCCGCGCCATCCCGTGGCCTCTCCTCCGGCGGCGGGGCGATGACAGTCTTGTCCCGCGCCTCGGCTTGAGGCGGCTTCTCCTCCTCGTCCATCGGTTGCCTACCTTAGCACAGGCCCTTTCGGCATGGCCCAGCCGCCCCCCGAGGGCGTCCAACCCCCAGGAAGTTGGAGCCCCACACGCCCGAGAACTTCTCTTGTAGAACTCCCCGTATGAGCACGCCCACCGCAATCCCTCCCAGCCCTCCCTACCTCCTGAGAACGCCCCGACTGCTGTTGCGTTGCATGGAGCCGGCGGATGCCGCGCGCCGCAAGGAGGCGGTGGATTCCAGTGGAGACCACCTGGCGGACTTCTTCCCGCGCTTGCCGGAGGGGCTTCTGCCGCTGGAGACCCATGCCGCGCAGGTGCGCAAGTTCCGCGGGGGCTTCGATCTGGATCAGGACCGCGTCTATGGGACGTTCGAGCCCGACACCGGGAAGCTGCTGGGAGAGGGCTATCTGCTCAAGCGGGCCGGCCTGGGCGCGCTCGAGGTGGGCTACTGGCTGCGCCTCGACGCGGTGGGTCAAGGCATCGCCTCGGAGATGGCCTCCGCGCTGGTGAAGATCGCCTTCGAGTTCGACAAGGTGAAGCGCATGGACCTGATGTGCTCGCCGCGGAACGAGCGCAGCGCGGCGGTGGCGCGCCGGCTGGGGTTCACCTTCGAGGGGCGCCTGCGCGACCGGCAACTCGCCCCGCACCACCAGCGGGGCGACCTGCTGTGCTTCACCCTCCTGGACTCCGAGTACCCGCGAACACCGGCCAGCCAGCTGCCGCTCCAGGCCTTTGACTTCATCGGGCAACGAATCCCCTGACGCCAGGATTGCTGGATTTACATGTATTTCTGGCGTTACGTTCTCCCAATGAACCTCCAACGCCCCCTCCTGCTCCTGACTCTTTCACTTCTGGTAGCAGTCGAAGCCTCCGCGCAGTCGGCCACGAAGTTCTCCGTCCCGGGTTCCGCGGTGACGGCCAGCACCTACGACGCGGCGAACAACGCCGTGCCCACCAACGCGGTGGACGGTAACCTGAGCACCCGCTGGGCAGGCCAGGGTGACGGCGCGAACATCACCTTCGATCTGGGCGCCGCGCAGAGCGTGCAGTTCATCAAGATCGCCTGGCACCAGGGCGACACCCGCACCACGACCTTCGATGTGCTCGCCAGTGCCTCCCCGAGCGGCCCGTGGACGACGCTGCTCAACCGGAGCGTGAGCAGCGGGGCGACGACCAGCTTCGAGACCTACGACTTCGCCGACACCAGCGCCCGCTATGTCCGGATCGTGGGACACGGCAACAGCTCGGGCAACGGCTGGAACAGCATCACCGAGGTGGAGCTGTGGGGAGCGGCGAACACGCTCGGAGCGCTGCCGGTTCCGGGCTCGGCGGTGACGGCCAGCACCTATGACACGACGAACAACGCCGTGCCGGCG
It encodes the following:
- a CDS encoding GNAT family N-acetyltransferase, giving the protein MSTPTAIPPSPPYLLRTPRLLLRCMEPADAARRKEAVDSSGDHLADFFPRLPEGLLPLETHAAQVRKFRGGFDLDQDRVYGTFEPDTGKLLGEGYLLKRAGLGALEVGYWLRLDAVGQGIASEMASALVKIAFEFDKVKRMDLMCSPRNERSAAVARRLGFTFEGRLRDRQLAPHHQRGDLLCFTLLDSEYPRTPASQLPLQAFDFIGQRIP